Proteins from one Marinitoga sp. 1197 genomic window:
- a CDS encoding DUF996 domain-containing protein, with translation MNLKNSKILAGVGRILGMFGHFGILGIILELIGVYKISEAVKDKRIFNYLLLSEVVIYIIYFVGFLGIFGSFFRTIIEPDMYIMSNMPNLFLMLVIYIAAMIIPVIYKIKVYNLMGDYFGNDNFYKASKFLLWGLILSIVLVGFILTFVANIFAIIGYFTLPDEYTENISKNIE, from the coding sequence ATGAATTTAAAAAATTCAAAAATATTAGCTGGAGTTGGGCGAATTTTGGGAATGTTTGGACATTTTGGGATTTTAGGTATAATTTTAGAATTAATTGGAGTGTATAAAATTAGTGAAGCTGTTAAAGACAAAAGAATATTTAATTATTTATTATTATCTGAAGTAGTAATATATATAATCTATTTTGTTGGTTTTTTGGGGATATTTGGGTCATTTTTTAGAACCATTATAGAACCTGATATGTATATCATGAGTAATATGCCAAATTTATTTTTAATGCTTGTAATATATATAGCTGCAATGATAATACCAGTTATTTATAAAATAAAAGTATATAATCTAATGGGTGATTATTTTGGAAATGATAATTTTTATAAAGCATCAAAATTTTTATTATGGGGATTAATATTGTCAATAGTTTTAGTTGGATTTATATTAACTTTCGTAGCTAATATATTTGCAATAATAGGATATTTCACATTACCAGACGAATATACGGAAAATATAAGCAAAAATATTGAATAA